The genomic interval CCGGACAAACGGCAGACCGAGCGTCACGTTGACGCCGTCGTCGAACCCTATGGTCTTTAGCGGGATGAGCGCCTGGTCGTGGTACATGCACAGCGCGGCGTCGTAGCGGTCCCGGGCACGGCCGTGGAACATGGTGTCCGCCGGCAAGGGACCGGCGGCGTCGATCCCCCGGGCGCGCAGCCGCTCAACGGCCGGCGCCACCACGTCCCGGTCCTCCGTCCCCAGGGCACCGCCCTCGCCCGCATGCGGGTTCAGCCCGGCGACGGCGAGGCGCGGGGCCGCAACGCCGAAGTCGCGGCGGAGCGCCGCGTCCACGATCACCGCGGTTTCCACGATCAGGTCGGCCGTCAGCAGACCCGGCACCGATGAAAGCGGTACGTGGACCGTGACGGGCACCACCCGTAGCCCGGGGCATGCCAGCAGCATGACGGTGCGCGGCACGCCCGCCAGCGACGCCAGGAATTCGGTGTGCCCGGGGAACCGGAAGCCGGCCCCGTACAGGGTGGATTTGGCGATCGGATTGGTCACGACGGCCGCCGCGCGGCCCGATGAGGCGAAGGCGACGCAGCGCTCGATGCTTTCCACCACTGCGGCGGCGTTGCGCGGATCCGGCCTGCCCGGGTCCGCGTCCACCCTGGCCGATAGCGGAACGACAGGCAGATACCGCCCGAATGCGGCGGGCCCGTCCTCCGGCCCCGCAATCTCCAGGACCGGGCAGTCGAGGCCGATCCGGCGTGCGAGGTCCGCAAGGCGTGCCGGATCGTCGACCGCCACGAACGGCCGACCGCCATGCCTGCGTGCGGCCCAGGCCATCAGCGTCAGTTCGCCCCCGATGCCTGCCGGCTCGCCCATGGTCAAGGCAAGTGGCGCGGGCCCTTCCATGCCTGCGGACGCCGACCGCCGCGCCTTGCTTCCCGCCATCCAGATCCTCCGGAGACCCTCATATCCACGCCGCAGCCAAGCGGCGGACGCACGCCGGCCAGTTTCGCCGGAACGAACGGTCGATGCGACCGGGAACCGCCACCTGATACAAAGTAATACACAAACGGCAAGCACGCGTTACGCACACCGCCCCATTTGAGCGACAAGGGCCGGATCGCCATGGGCTTCCGGCGCCGAATGCGAACACCGGCTGAGACCTAGACAGGACCCCTCCGCATGAACTCCAGAACGGGCTTGGTGCCACACTTCGCGGCGATCGCCTTGGCCGCGACCGTCGCCATGGGCGCAACGCAGGCGAGCGCGGGCCCCGGCGCCGCCGGCCACGGGCATGGCTCGGCCTCGATCGGAGAGCCGGCGAAGGCGACGGCATCCACGCGGACCATCAAAATCAAGCTGGTCGATAACTTGTACGAGCCCGAATCCATTCAGGTGCGCGCCGGCGAGACGGTGCGGTTCGTGATCGTCAACACCGGGCAGTTGCTCCACGAGTTCAACATCGGCACGGCCGCGATGCATGCGGAGCATCAGCGCGAGATGGCCATGATGATGGACCATGGCATGCTGACGCCGACCGGCATCAACAAGGCGATGATGAACATGGACCATTCCAAGATGGGCATGGGCCATTCGATGAAGCACGACGACCCCAATTCCGTGCTGGTCGAACCGGGGGAAACGAAGGAGCTCGTCTGGAAATTCACCCACGCGGCGGAGCTTGAGTTCGCCTGCAACGTTCCCGGCCACTACGAGGCCGGGATGGTCGGCAAGGTCAACTTCCGCCGCTGAACCCATTCGCCTGGAGGGCTGAGGATGGTTGGACGCTTGGGAAACCGCCTGCGCCGCGGGCTCTTCGCCCTCGGGCTGATCGCCGCCAGCTCACCAGCGTGGGCGGGCGAATACAATCTCGTTCTCGACGAGAAGACCGTCAACATCACGGGCCGGAGCCGGACCGCGCAGCTCATCAACGGGCAGCTGCCGGGCCCGGTCCTGCGGCTGAAGGAGGGCGAGGATGCCGTCATCCACGTCACCAACAACCTCGACGAGCCGACGTCGATCCACTGGCACGGGCTGATCCTGCCAAGCGAGCAGGACGGGGTTCCGCACGTCAGCACGAACTTCCACGGGATCCAGCCAGGCCAGACCTTCACCTACCGCATCCCCGTCCGGCAGGCCGGGACCTATTGGTTTCACAGCCACTCGGCGACGCAGGAGCAGACCGGCGTCTATGCGCCGATCATCATCGATCCGGCCGGGCGGGAGCCCTTCCGGTACGACCGCGACTACGTCGTCATGCTGTCGGACTGGACCGACGAAAACCCGGTCCGGATCATCAAGAACCTGAAATCCTATCCCGGCTACTACAACCGGAACCGGCGGACACTGACGGACGTGATCCGCGACTGGCGGTCGGCCGAGCCGGGCGAGAACCGCCAGGGCGTCGTTCGGGACTGGCTGGCCTGGCAGCAGATGCGCATGGACCCGACCGACATCGCGGATGTCACGGGCTACACGTTCCTGGTCAACGGCCGGACACCCGAACAGAACTTCACGGCGTTGTTCAAGCCCGGTGAACGGGTGCGCCTGCGCTTCATCAACGCCGCGGCCATGACGTACTTCGACGTTCGGATCCCCGGCTTGAAGATGACGGTGGTCCAGGCCGACGGCAACAACGTGCAGCCGGTGCAGGTCGACGAGTTCCGCATCGCCATCGCCGAAACCCTCGACGTCATCGTGCAGCCGCGCGAGGACAAGGCCTATTCGGTCCTGGCCGAAAGCATGGACCGGACCGGGTTCGCCCGGGCCACGCTCGCCACGCGCGAAGGCATGGCGGGCGAAATCCCGCCGCCACGGCCACGGCCGACGCTCACCATGGCCGACATGGGGTCGAGCTTCGGACCGACCGGACTCGACCGCGGCACCGCCCAGCCCGAGACGGATGCGCCCGGCCACGTCGCGCCCATGGACATGGACCACGGCGGGATGAGCCACGGCGCCGCACCGACCACGCACCAGAACCATGGCACGGCCCCCGCCGGGCGGCCGAATCCCACGGCGGGCATGGACCATTCCCACATGGGCCATGGCACCGCGCCGGCGCAGCAGCCGCACACCGCGGCCGGCATGGACCACGCGGCGATGGGGCATGGGACCATGGACCATGCGGCCATGGGCCACGGGGCCATGGGCCACGGGGCCATGGACCATGCGGCGATGGGCCATGGCGGCGCCCCCGATCCAATCGCCCACGACACCGGCGCCCCGCCCGGAACCCGTGTGCTCTCGTACAGGGACCTGCGGGCGCTCAACACCCCCTACCCGCCGCAGGAGCCGGACCGGATCATCGAGATCCGGCTGACCGGCAACATGGAGCGGTACTTCTGGTCGATCAACGGCCGCAAGTTCAGCGAGGCCCGGCCGATCCGGCTGCGCTACGGCGAGCGGGTCCGGTTCCGGTTCATCAACGAGACCATGATGAACCACCCGATGCATCTGCACGGCATGTGGA from Azospirillaceae bacterium carries:
- the pdxA gene encoding 4-hydroxythreonine-4-phosphate dehydrogenase PdxA; the protein is MAGSKARRSASAGMEGPAPLALTMGEPAGIGGELTLMAWAARRHGGRPFVAVDDPARLADLARRIGLDCPVLEIAGPEDGPAAFGRYLPVVPLSARVDADPGRPDPRNAAAVVESIERCVAFASSGRAAAVVTNPIAKSTLYGAGFRFPGHTEFLASLAGVPRTVMLLACPGLRVVPVTVHVPLSSVPGLLTADLIVETAVIVDAALRRDFGVAAPRLAVAGLNPHAGEGGALGTEDRDVVAPAVERLRARGIDAAGPLPADTMFHGRARDRYDAALCMYHDQALIPLKTIGFDDGVNVTLGLPFVRTSPDHGTAFDLAGTGRARPDSLLAALDAAHAMAVRRAGGGIG
- a CDS encoding copper resistance system multicopper oxidase, whose amino-acid sequence is MVGRLGNRLRRGLFALGLIAASSPAWAGEYNLVLDEKTVNITGRSRTAQLINGQLPGPVLRLKEGEDAVIHVTNNLDEPTSIHWHGLILPSEQDGVPHVSTNFHGIQPGQTFTYRIPVRQAGTYWFHSHSATQEQTGVYAPIIIDPAGREPFRYDRDYVVMLSDWTDENPVRIIKNLKSYPGYYNRNRRTLTDVIRDWRSAEPGENRQGVVRDWLAWQQMRMDPTDIADVTGYTFLVNGRTPEQNFTALFKPGERVRLRFINAAAMTYFDVRIPGLKMTVVQADGNNVQPVQVDEFRIAIAETLDVIVQPREDKAYSVLAESMDRTGFARATLATREGMAGEIPPPRPRPTLTMADMGSSFGPTGLDRGTAQPETDAPGHVAPMDMDHGGMSHGAAPTTHQNHGTAPAGRPNPTAGMDHSHMGHGTAPAQQPHTAAGMDHAAMGHGTMDHAAMGHGAMGHGAMDHAAMGHGGAPDPIAHDTGAPPGTRVLSYRDLRALNTPYPPQEPDRIIEIRLTGNMERYFWSINGRKFSEARPIRLRYGERVRFRFINETMMNHPMHLHGMWMIPDVGNGARNPLKHVVNIKPGTTLDVDIPADAEGDWAFHCHLLYHMETGMMRHIVVERRAAALD
- a CDS encoding cupredoxin family protein, which produces MNSRTGLVPHFAAIALAATVAMGATQASAGPGAAGHGHGSASIGEPAKATASTRTIKIKLVDNLYEPESIQVRAGETVRFVIVNTGQLLHEFNIGTAAMHAEHQREMAMMMDHGMLTPTGINKAMMNMDHSKMGMGHSMKHDDPNSVLVEPGETKELVWKFTHAAELEFACNVPGHYEAGMVGKVNFRR